From Pelotomaculum schinkii, the proteins below share one genomic window:
- a CDS encoding ABC transporter permease: MSLTVFQGSIELGIIYAIMALGVFISFRTLNIPDLTVDGSFVLGAAISAVMCTNSNPFTGLLLAFVAGCGAGCITALLHTKLKIQPLLAGILTMLALYSVNLKVMHGKANIPLINMATIFSSFEGFLLNDYTKIVISFGILLVILVILFLFLKTKLGFVLRATGDNDQMVRALGVNTDFTILVGLAISNGLVALSGSIIAQYQSFTDISMGTGMVIIGLASVIVGEVIFGTKTLLKRLIAVILGSIIYRLVIAFALELGMPTTDLKLVSAVIVALALSMSTIKDGFEVMKKRLDARS, from the coding sequence ATGTCTTTGACGGTGTTTCAAGGATCCATAGAATTAGGAATTATATATGCCATAATGGCCCTGGGTGTTTTCATATCCTTCAGGACGCTCAATATTCCCGATCTGACGGTGGACGGAAGCTTTGTCCTGGGTGCGGCCATATCGGCGGTTATGTGTACAAACAGCAATCCGTTCACAGGATTGCTGCTGGCTTTTGTGGCTGGCTGCGGAGCCGGTTGTATAACTGCGCTGCTTCATACCAAATTAAAGATTCAGCCGCTTCTTGCCGGGATACTGACCATGCTGGCCTTGTATTCCGTAAACTTAAAAGTAATGCATGGCAAAGCGAATATACCACTTATTAATATGGCTACCATCTTCAGCAGTTTTGAAGGTTTTTTATTAAATGATTATACGAAAATAGTCATATCTTTTGGTATATTACTGGTTATTCTAGTAATTCTGTTTCTGTTCCTTAAAACCAAACTAGGCTTTGTTTTGAGGGCAACTGGCGATAATGACCAAATGGTGAGGGCTCTCGGTGTGAATACGGACTTTACCATACTTGTTGGTCTGGCTATATCCAATGGACTGGTGGCTTTATCCGGATCGATTATAGCTCAGTATCAATCATTTACCGACATCAGCATGGGAACCGGTATGGTCATTATTGGTCTGGCCTCTGTCATTGTAGGGGAAGTTATATTCGGGACTAAGACCCTGCTCAAAAGGCTTATTGCCGTAATACTTGGTTCTATCATTTATAGATTGGTCATCGCCTTTGCCCTTGAACTCGGTATGCCGACAACAGATCTGAAGCTTGTTTCAGCGGTGATAGTAGCTTTGGCACTATCTATGTCTACGATAAAAGATGGTTTTGAAGTTATGAAAAAGAGATTGGACGCAAGAAGCTAA
- a CDS encoding pyridoxamine 5'-phosphate oxidase family protein, translating into MRIIRSILQQLMAPSRKVRPFGFFMCYENKLYFGAGKHKKSYQQILANPYVEISTTSAKGEWIRINGKAVVDDRENALEKAFETLPRLKEIYNEKTGYKMGLFYLEEATAEIADTTGGFKKITLS; encoded by the coding sequence GTGAGAATAATCCGTTCTATTTTGCAACAGTTGATGGCGCCAAGCCGAAAAGTAAGGCCGTTTGGCTTTTTTATGTGTTATGAGAACAAGCTTTATTTCGGCGCAGGTAAACATAAAAAATCCTATCAGCAAATTTTAGCAAACCCCTACGTTGAAATTTCCACTACAAGCGCTAAGGGCGAATGGATTCGCATTAATGGCAAGGCCGTTGTTGATGATAGAGAAAATGCTCTTGAGAAAGCATTTGAAACGTTGCCAAGATTAAAGGAAATCTACAATGAAAAAACAGGATATAAAATGGGATTATTTTACCTGGAAGAAGCAACAGCAGAAATTGCTGACACCACAGGCGGCTTTAAAAAAATAACTTTGAGTTAG
- a CDS encoding DUF5131 family protein — MTVGGESGNNARICRYDWVLDIREQCLRAGVPFYFKQTGARFEKDGRLYTIPRKYQHYQAQKAGINFP; from the coding sequence GTGACAGTTGGCGGTGAATCGGGAAATAACGCCCGTATTTGCAGGTACGACTGGGTGCTTGACATTCGGGAGCAATGCCTTCGAGCGGGAGTGCCTTTCTATTTTAAGCAAACTGGCGCTCGTTTTGAAAAGGACGGCAGACTCTATACCATCCCCCGAAAGTATCAGCATTACCAAGCGCAAAAAGCAGGTATCAATTTCCCTTAA
- a CDS encoding NAD(P)/FAD-dependent oxidoreductase: MAENQEMSNKLDERFQHSAPRRDLMEKGAILQRDGSYAIAPHIPGGVITDPELLIRIANVAKKYNCPALKVTSSQRIAIVGLKEEDIDAAWQDLGIVPGAAIGLCVRSVKFCPGTTFCKRGQQDSVGLGSEIDNRYHGMTLPSKFKISVSGCPNKCMDSMVIDFGVVGMPKGFTIYVGGNGGLDPRFGQKLIESQTSQQVLALLDRTIDVYKKEARTNERLGRFIDRIGFDRFREKVLEESLVH; the protein is encoded by the coding sequence GTGGCAGAAAATCAGGAAATGTCAAATAAGCTTGACGAAAGGTTCCAGCACAGCGCGCCCAGGCGAGATCTTATGGAAAAAGGAGCCATTCTGCAGCGGGACGGCTCCTACGCCATCGCTCCCCATATCCCCGGGGGAGTAATCACCGACCCCGAATTGCTGATTAGAATCGCCAACGTAGCAAAAAAATATAACTGCCCGGCCTTAAAAGTCACGTCTTCCCAGAGAATAGCCATCGTTGGACTAAAAGAGGAAGATATAGATGCAGCCTGGCAGGACCTGGGTATTGTCCCGGGAGCCGCCATCGGGCTTTGCGTCCGCAGCGTCAAGTTCTGCCCCGGGACCACCTTCTGCAAGCGGGGTCAGCAGGACTCGGTAGGTCTCGGCAGCGAGATTGACAACCGCTACCACGGTATGACCCTGCCCTCCAAGTTCAAAATCAGTGTGAGCGGCTGCCCCAACAAATGCATGGACTCCATGGTGATTGACTTTGGGGTGGTGGGTATGCCCAAGGGCTTTACCATTTATGTAGGGGGAAACGGCGGACTCGACCCGCGCTTTGGCCAAAAGCTGATTGAGAGCCAGACCAGCCAGCAGGTGCTGGCCTTACTTGACCGCACGATTGATGTATATAAGAAAGAAGCCCGCACCAACGAGCGCCTGGGCCGGTTTATCGACCGAATCGGCTTTGACCGTTTCCGCGAAAAAGTTTTGGAAGAATCGCTGGTCCATTAA
- a CDS encoding universal stress protein: MIQRILVGYDDGALSQKALETAIEMARNNKAEIFIVSVLDIPLYISSPDMLPPDNISITKFFYDNTRLYFEKLQEQAAIRVKEEGLAVTTKVLEGNPGKTLVWYAEEIKADLIAIGSNNRGILDRLFLGSVSNYVIHHAKRMVLVAKN, translated from the coding sequence ATGATTCAAAGGATATTGGTCGGTTATGACGACGGTGCACTTTCACAAAAAGCTCTTGAAACTGCAATTGAGATGGCCAGAAATAACAAAGCGGAAATCTTTATTGTATCAGTATTGGATATACCTCTCTATATATCTTCTCCCGATATGCTGCCTCCTGATAATATCTCGATTACCAAGTTCTTTTACGATAATACCCGTCTGTATTTTGAAAAGTTACAGGAACAGGCTGCCATCAGGGTAAAGGAGGAAGGGCTTGCCGTGACTACCAAGGTTTTGGAAGGAAATCCCGGCAAAACCTTGGTTTGGTACGCTGAAGAGATTAAGGCTGATCTTATCGCTATAGGCTCTAATAACCGGGGCATCCTGGACAGGTTATTCCTGGGCAGTGTATCCAATTACGTCATTCACCACGCCAAGCGCATGGTCCTGGTGGCCAAGAACTAG
- the radC gene encoding RadC family protein produces MGKKLHEGHRQRVKGRYLAEGLDSFEDHQVLELLLFYCIPMKDTNELAHKIIGEFGSLANIFEADPKDICKRCGVSENTAILLSIIPSLTRRYFKGKWGEKPVLSSSTKAGEYAVSLFTGRTYEVFYVICLDSQNRVNYAVLVHEGTINETPVYPRIIVETVLRHQANSVILAHNHPGGSMRPSDADLQITKRIIAALEAISVHVADHIIVAGDRYFSFAEKGFI; encoded by the coding sequence ATGGGGAAGAAATTGCACGAAGGGCACAGGCAGAGAGTGAAAGGCCGGTATCTGGCGGAAGGACTGGACTCTTTCGAAGACCATCAAGTACTGGAACTCCTGTTGTTTTATTGTATACCAATGAAGGACACCAACGAACTGGCGCATAAAATAATCGGTGAGTTTGGTTCACTGGCCAACATATTTGAAGCAGATCCTAAAGATATATGCAAACGTTGCGGAGTAAGTGAAAATACGGCAATACTTCTTTCAATCATTCCCTCCTTGACCCGGCGATATTTCAAGGGTAAATGGGGTGAGAAGCCGGTATTGAGCAGTTCTACTAAAGCTGGTGAATATGCTGTTTCGCTTTTTACGGGCCGCACTTACGAGGTGTTTTATGTTATTTGCCTGGACTCACAAAACAGAGTCAATTATGCTGTGCTGGTCCATGAAGGGACTATCAATGAGACACCGGTGTATCCAAGAATCATTGTTGAAACGGTCTTGCGGCATCAGGCGAACAGTGTGATCTTGGCCCACAATCATCCTGGTGGCTCCATGCGGCCGTCGGATGCCGATTTGCAGATTACTAAAAGGATAATTGCCGCGCTGGAGGCAATTTCTGTGCATGTAGCGGATCATATTATTGTTGCTGGAGACAGATATTTTAGTTTCGCAGAGAAAGGATTCATATGA
- a CDS encoding ABC transporter ATP-binding protein → MLKIEKISKTFGKGSVNEKLALDNISLSIGEGEFTTVIGGNGAGKSTLLNCISGVHGIDSGKIMIDSIDISFSPEYKRSRYMGRVFQDPMKGNAYDMSIAENLAIAYAKGKPVGLGAGIRKNDLKLFRERLSLLELGLEDRMEQKVGLLSGGQRQALTLLMATIVKPKLLLLDEHTAALDPSIASKVLQLTRDIVAEQKLSTIMITHNMKAALEYGTRTIMMHDGRIILDIEGKEREDMTVEDLVELFGKKSGSMLDNDRMLLG, encoded by the coding sequence TTGTTAAAAATCGAAAAAATAAGCAAAACATTTGGTAAAGGCAGCGTCAATGAGAAGCTGGCTTTGGATAATATCAGTCTTTCCATCGGTGAAGGCGAGTTCACCACTGTGATTGGTGGAAACGGAGCAGGAAAGTCTACTCTGTTAAACTGCATATCAGGCGTGCATGGTATAGACAGTGGAAAAATAATGATAGACTCAATCGATATCTCCTTCAGCCCCGAGTACAAACGTTCAAGATATATGGGCAGGGTGTTTCAGGATCCGATGAAAGGTAATGCCTATGATATGAGCATTGCGGAAAATTTGGCCATAGCGTATGCAAAAGGTAAGCCCGTTGGACTGGGAGCAGGGATAAGAAAGAACGACCTGAAACTGTTTAGAGAGCGCTTGTCACTTTTGGAACTGGGATTAGAAGATAGAATGGAGCAGAAGGTCGGGCTGCTTTCGGGAGGGCAGCGCCAGGCCCTTACGCTGCTCATGGCTACCATCGTCAAGCCGAAGCTGTTATTGCTTGATGAACACACGGCTGCCTTGGACCCGTCCATAGCAAGCAAGGTATTGCAGCTTACACGGGACATTGTAGCCGAACAGAAGCTTAGTACGATTATGATTACCCACAATATGAAGGCGGCATTGGAATATGGCACAAGGACTATCATGATGCACGATGGCAGAATAATACTTGATATCGAAGGGAAAGAAAGAGAAGATATGACGGTGGAAGATCTGGTTGAACTTTTTGGCAAGAAAAGCGGCTCAATGCTTGATAATGACAGAATGCTGCTCGGTTGA
- the hslO gene encoding Hsp33 family molecular chaperone HslO: protein MEDYLVRGVGEDGKFRVFAATTTHLVEEARKRHDTWPVTSAALGRSLTAGLLLGANLKGEDLITLRIFGDGPLGAIIVTANAAGEVRGYVQEPHTDLEHAAGGKLPVGAAVGKGVLYVTKDLGLKEPFTGSVELVSGEIGEDIAQYLLVSEQTPSAVALGVLVAPDGGVRASGGLIVQLFPGAEEEVLTLLEKSISQLTPVSTLVARGLPPEEIVAEAVGGLKVHYLERVPLSFKCRCSHERIGDILVAMGQQEIQKILQEQGQAEVRCHFCGRTHIFAAPELEAILKTASQRS, encoded by the coding sequence ATGGAGGATTATCTGGTACGGGGAGTCGGGGAAGACGGCAAGTTCCGGGTTTTTGCCGCGACTACCACTCATCTGGTTGAAGAAGCAAGAAAGAGGCATGATACCTGGCCAGTGACCAGCGCCGCCCTGGGCCGGTCGTTGACAGCCGGCCTGCTGCTGGGTGCGAACCTAAAGGGCGAGGACCTTATTACCCTGCGTATCTTCGGGGACGGGCCGCTTGGAGCAATTATAGTAACCGCGAACGCAGCCGGTGAAGTCAGGGGTTATGTCCAGGAACCCCATACCGACCTTGAGCATGCAGCCGGCGGGAAGCTGCCGGTGGGGGCAGCGGTCGGGAAAGGCGTTTTATACGTTACCAAGGACCTGGGATTAAAGGAACCCTTTACCGGGAGTGTGGAGCTTGTCTCCGGCGAAATCGGCGAGGACATTGCCCAGTACCTTTTAGTTTCCGAACAAACCCCTTCAGCAGTGGCGCTCGGGGTACTGGTAGCCCCTGACGGCGGTGTTAGAGCTTCCGGTGGTTTGATTGTACAGCTTTTTCCAGGAGCGGAGGAGGAGGTCTTGACCCTGTTGGAAAAAAGCATCAGCCAGCTGACGCCGGTCAGCACCCTGGTTGCCCGTGGCTTGCCCCCCGAGGAAATTGTTGCTGAAGCTGTCGGGGGACTAAAGGTACATTACCTGGAAAGAGTCCCCTTGAGTTTCAAATGCAGGTGTTCGCATGAAAGAATTGGAGATATTCTTGTCGCCATGGGCCAACAGGAGATCCAAAAAATTTTACAAGAACAGGGGCAGGCCGAGGTTCGCTGTCACTTTTGCGGCCGTACGCATATCTTCGCAGCTCCAGAGCTGGAGGCTATCTTGAAAACGGCAAGCCAGAGGTCATAA
- the idi gene encoding isopentenyl-diphosphate Delta-isomerase, with product MKEYVILVDENDNSVGIAEKIDAHKNPKLHRAFSIFIFNSKGKLLIQQRAENKYHCPGMWANTCCSHPRPGESLEKAAHRRLQEEMGFDTKMVKSFAFIYKAQFDNGLTEEEYDHIFVGKWDGTPKINVTEVADYKWISEDILREDIKKNPAIYTPWFKIALGKLLDKNIKGQFVDKWKFDVQVDEILDSVLPPVKPQLIESMG from the coding sequence GTGAAGGAATATGTTATCTTAGTAGATGAAAATGATAATTCGGTTGGAATCGCCGAGAAAATTGATGCTCATAAGAACCCAAAGCTGCACCGGGCGTTTTCAATCTTTATTTTCAACTCAAAGGGTAAATTGTTAATTCAGCAACGTGCTGAGAATAAATATCATTGTCCAGGGATGTGGGCGAATACTTGCTGTAGTCATCCGCGGCCAGGTGAATCCTTGGAGAAAGCCGCGCATAGAAGACTTCAGGAAGAGATGGGCTTTGATACTAAAATGGTGAAATCTTTTGCATTTATTTATAAAGCCCAGTTTGATAATGGCCTGACGGAAGAGGAATACGATCATATTTTTGTGGGGAAATGGGATGGAACACCAAAAATAAATGTAACAGAGGTAGCTGATTACAAGTGGATTTCAGAGGATATTTTAAGGGAAGATATTAAAAAAAACCCGGCAATATATACGCCATGGTTTAAAATTGCTCTGGGAAAACTTCTTGATAAAAATATAAAAGGTCAATTTGTAGACAAGTGGAAATTTGATGTGCAGGTTGATGAGATTCTTGATTCCGTTCTGCCGCCTGTGAAGCCGCAACTTATCGAAAGCATGGGTTAA
- a CDS encoding MFS transporter, translated as MTELVDDLQAKGSLTLKQTASIWTRNFTLLCLANLTLFMSLQMLLPTLPVYLLEIGGDQRDVGYVMGVYTISAMVIRPISGWLLDNYGRKKFMIMGLVMVVAITLLYKFATDIQLLMVIRGFHGLAFGLVTTAIGTIVSDSLPLARMGEGMGYFGLTTSLSMSLAPMLGFWLVGRAGYTTLFLMITLLALVAFCCSLPVREANAPARTPASSVTGLWASLLEKTAMPASGVMFFLAVVYGSVLSFIALYATERGIANIGLFFTATALTMIISRPISGRWTDRGGADMVLLIGHLALFIGMAAIGLSNTITGFLSAGAIVGLGFGFCIPTLQAQAVRFAPVHRRGSATSTFFIAFDLGIGLGTILWGYVAEATGYQIMYFITLFPLALSGALFYRFSAARQLFIKSRQCG; from the coding sequence TTGACAGAATTAGTAGATGACCTACAGGCCAAAGGCAGCCTAACACTGAAACAAACAGCCTCCATTTGGACCAGGAATTTCACCTTGCTATGTTTAGCCAATTTAACCCTATTTATGAGTTTACAGATGCTCCTCCCCACCCTGCCTGTGTATCTTTTGGAAATTGGCGGTGACCAAAGGGACGTTGGATATGTGATGGGCGTCTATACCATTAGCGCGATGGTTATTCGCCCCATATCCGGCTGGTTGTTAGATAACTATGGCCGGAAAAAATTTATGATCATGGGTCTGGTGATGGTGGTGGCCATCACTTTACTATACAAGTTTGCAACGGATATCCAATTATTGATGGTGATACGAGGTTTTCATGGTCTAGCCTTCGGCTTGGTCACCACGGCCATCGGCACCATCGTATCGGATAGTTTGCCCCTTGCCCGTATGGGCGAAGGCATGGGGTATTTCGGGTTAACCACTTCTCTTTCGATGTCTTTAGCCCCCATGCTGGGTTTTTGGTTAGTGGGAAGAGCAGGTTACACCACATTATTTTTAATGATAACTCTATTGGCCTTGGTGGCCTTCTGCTGCAGTTTGCCTGTCCGGGAAGCCAATGCTCCCGCCAGAACTCCAGCCAGCTCTGTCACAGGGCTCTGGGCCAGCCTTCTGGAAAAAACCGCCATGCCGGCATCCGGAGTGATGTTCTTTCTGGCGGTTGTTTACGGTTCAGTGCTTTCGTTTATTGCTTTGTACGCGACTGAACGCGGCATTGCCAATATCGGTTTGTTTTTTACCGCCACTGCCCTGACTATGATAATTTCCCGGCCTATATCCGGTCGCTGGACGGACAGAGGCGGCGCCGATATGGTCTTACTCATTGGCCACCTGGCCCTTTTCATTGGCATGGCCGCCATTGGCCTGTCCAATACCATCACGGGCTTCCTTTCTGCCGGCGCAATCGTTGGCCTTGGTTTTGGCTTTTGCATTCCTACTTTACAGGCCCAGGCCGTGCGTTTTGCGCCAGTTCATAGACGGGGCTCCGCCACCAGCACTTTTTTTATCGCCTTTGACCTGGGCATTGGTTTGGGGACGATTCTCTGGGGCTATGTGGCAGAGGCAACCGGTTATCAAATTATGTATTTCATTACACTCTTTCCCCTGGCTCTGTCCGGAGCGCTTTTCTACAGGTTTAGCGCCGCGCGTCAACTCTTTATTAAATCCCGGCAATGTGGTTAA
- the yedF gene encoding sulfurtransferase-like selenium metabolism protein YedF, with protein sequence MTVKVLDCRGLACPAPVINTKKALEEVGVEPLLVIVDNDAARENVSRFAGNAGRSVEVEEKDGAYHLIIGGTGGEVPATDPAKKVVAEVEEGRAVYFITSNAIGQGSPDLGEVLMKSLMVTLAEQKSAKALLLLNTGVYLALEGSPVLEQMQKLALAGTEILVCGTCLNYYKLKEKLAVGVVSNMYDINSRLIEPGKVITVG encoded by the coding sequence ATGACCGTGAAGGTGCTTGACTGCCGGGGGTTGGCCTGCCCCGCTCCAGTGATTAACACCAAAAAGGCATTGGAAGAAGTAGGGGTGGAGCCCCTTCTTGTAATCGTCGATAATGACGCTGCCAGGGAAAATGTTTCCCGTTTTGCCGGGAATGCCGGACGCAGCGTAGAGGTCGAGGAGAAGGACGGCGCCTACCACCTGATCATCGGTGGAACAGGAGGGGAGGTCCCCGCTACGGACCCCGCTAAGAAAGTCGTGGCGGAGGTTGAAGAAGGCAGGGCGGTGTACTTTATAACAAGCAACGCCATTGGTCAGGGTTCACCCGACCTGGGTGAAGTCCTGATGAAAAGCCTGATGGTTACGCTCGCTGAACAAAAGTCAGCCAAAGCGCTGCTTCTTCTTAATACCGGAGTGTACCTGGCTTTGGAAGGCTCACCGGTGTTGGAACAAATGCAAAAGCTGGCTCTTGCGGGGACGGAAATACTGGTCTGCGGTACCTGCCTGAATTATTACAAGCTGAAAGAAAAGCTGGCCGTTGGAGTGGTCTCCAATATGTACGATATCAACAGTCGACTTATTGAACCGGGCAAGGTCATTACTGTGGGGTAG
- a CDS encoding MFS transporter, which produces MEKFTPGYLRSWYVLFTVGVGTFLSSLNTSTTNTVLPTIERSLGITLVQSEWIVLIYLLVLTILLIPIGRLSDLWGHRRVLLFGFAIFTSAAVLCGVSQNYFSLLWGRALVALGGAMIMSVGPAILTTTFPIEQRGRVLGIQALMTYIGLSLGPVLGGWLTQAWGWQTIFLVTVPFGISGLLLGIWAVPKVVVADPKALDLKGTFLFILGMAAVTLLLNSNAIKQYRTLILSLLVIVFVGAIWAFIHTEREQGDPMIDLELFRINNFGFGALGAALNYLCFFLIIFLLPFYFDQVLHFPASTVGMFMAITPLVMTVCAPIAGAMSDRYGPRTLTTLGMAFNTISLALFGIMVQLGLTAHWTLIAGLIFAGLGTGTFAAPNNSAILGAAPRSQQGVASGVLATVRYIGMMCGITIGGSLFYLLIGYFTHQGADTVPAFLHAFSIVMWVGAMFGTLGFFCTFAMTNEAHNVAA; this is translated from the coding sequence ATGGAGAAATTTACACCCGGTTATCTTCGTTCCTGGTACGTATTATTCACCGTAGGGGTTGGTACCTTTTTATCCTCCTTAAACACAAGCACCACAAACACAGTATTACCCACAATCGAACGATCCCTGGGGATCACGCTGGTTCAGTCGGAATGGATTGTCCTGATTTATCTGCTCGTTTTGACTATATTACTGATACCAATCGGAAGGCTATCGGATTTATGGGGACACAGGCGGGTGCTTTTATTCGGATTTGCTATTTTTACATCAGCAGCGGTACTATGCGGTGTATCGCAAAATTATTTTTCGCTATTGTGGGGAAGGGCGTTGGTTGCTCTTGGTGGAGCCATGATCATGTCAGTAGGTCCTGCCATCTTAACGACCACATTCCCGATTGAACAGCGTGGCAGAGTGCTCGGGATTCAAGCACTTATGACATATATAGGGCTTTCACTGGGTCCAGTCCTTGGAGGCTGGTTGACACAGGCTTGGGGATGGCAGACAATCTTCCTTGTAACAGTTCCTTTTGGTATCAGCGGCCTTCTATTAGGTATATGGGCAGTTCCAAAAGTTGTTGTGGCGGACCCAAAAGCTCTAGACTTGAAAGGGACTTTCTTGTTCATACTTGGAATGGCAGCCGTAACTTTGTTGCTGAATTCTAATGCCATCAAACAATACCGTACCCTTATTCTGTCACTACTTGTTATCGTTTTCGTGGGTGCAATTTGGGCTTTTATTCACACTGAACGTGAGCAAGGAGATCCAATGATCGACCTTGAACTCTTTAGAATTAATAATTTTGGCTTCGGAGCATTAGGCGCGGCGCTAAATTATCTGTGCTTCTTTCTGATTATATTCCTTCTTCCTTTTTATTTTGACCAGGTTTTGCATTTTCCGGCCTCAACGGTGGGCATGTTTATGGCCATTACACCACTGGTTATGACGGTTTGCGCTCCCATCGCAGGCGCTATGTCAGACCGGTATGGTCCACGGACGCTAACTACGTTGGGGATGGCTTTCAATACTATAAGCCTGGCTTTGTTCGGGATCATGGTTCAGCTGGGTTTAACAGCACATTGGACATTGATCGCTGGGCTGATTTTTGCAGGATTAGGAACAGGTACTTTTGCAGCTCCGAACAACTCAGCGATCTTGGGTGCGGCTCCGCGTTCTCAACAGGGTGTGGCATCCGGGGTTTTAGCCACAGTTCGCTATATCGGCATGATGTGTGGAATTACAATTGGAGGGTCGCTTTTCTATTTGTTAATTGGGTACTTCACCCACCAGGGTGCGGACACGGTACCCGCATTTTTACACGCATTTTCAATTGTTATGTGGGTTGGGGCTATGTTTGGAACCCTGGGCTTTTTTTGTACTTTTGCGATGACAAATGAAGCCCATAATGTCGCTGCGTGA
- a CDS encoding ABC transporter substrate binding protein: protein MTACSKNQSSSTPKTSDAKKKIGIVQIVEHPSLNTIRENIIKEMADKGFKDGENITIDYQNAQGDQTNLKTICQKFANSKYDLIIAIATPSAQTAAGETKDIPVLFSACTDPVGSGLVKSLDKPGGNVTGTSDAVSAEQIMKLAKRITPNIKTVGALYNSSETNSISVINELKEYAKNNGLTVVEATVTNSSEVQQATQSLAGKADAIFSPIDNTVASAMPVVAQVANKAKVPVYVGADSMVKDGGLATCGVNYTVLGKETGDMAIEILNGKKPGDMAVKRMNQMDIYLNKDTAQAIGITIPEDVLKEAAQVF, encoded by the coding sequence ATGACGGCGTGTTCAAAGAATCAAAGCAGCAGTACCCCAAAAACAAGTGACGCAAAGAAAAAGATCGGTATCGTCCAGATAGTTGAACACCCGTCACTGAACACAATAAGAGAAAACATAATAAAGGAAATGGCTGACAAAGGTTTTAAGGACGGAGAAAATATTACCATAGATTATCAGAACGCGCAGGGTGATCAGACCAACCTTAAAACCATATGCCAGAAGTTTGCCAACAGCAAATATGATTTGATTATTGCCATCGCGACCCCATCAGCGCAGACCGCAGCAGGTGAAACAAAGGATATACCGGTTCTCTTCTCAGCCTGTACCGATCCAGTCGGCTCAGGCCTGGTAAAAAGCCTGGATAAGCCGGGTGGCAACGTTACAGGTACATCCGATGCCGTATCAGCAGAACAGATCATGAAGCTGGCAAAACGTATTACGCCTAATATCAAAACTGTCGGAGCCTTGTATAATTCAAGTGAAACCAACTCTATCTCAGTAATCAATGAATTAAAAGAATATGCTAAGAATAATGGACTGACTGTTGTGGAAGCGACAGTTACCAATTCATCTGAGGTGCAGCAGGCAACACAATCTCTTGCTGGAAAAGCGGATGCCATATTTTCACCAATTGACAATACTGTTGCATCGGCCATGCCTGTAGTTGCCCAGGTTGCCAATAAGGCTAAGGTACCTGTGTATGTGGGAGCCGACTCAATGGTTAAGGACGGCGGGCTTGCTACCTGTGGCGTAAATTATACGGTGCTTGGCAAAGAGACAGGGGACATGGCCATAGAAATACTGAATGGCAAAAAGCCCGGGGACATGGCGGTTAAAAGAATGAATCAGATGGATATATATTTAAATAAGGATACCGCTCAGGCAATAGGTATAACCATACCCGAAGACGTATTAAAAGAGGCGGCACAGGTTTTTTAA
- a CDS encoding flavodoxin family protein, which produces MKVIAFNGSPRKNWNTATLLDHALKGAASQGADTELIHLYDYNYKGCISCFACKLKGGKSYGRCVVDDDLKPILEKVEETDAIILGSPIYFGVTTGGMRSFLERLMFQYLVYDANYSSLFKRRIPTGFIYTMNVNQRRLEEMAYQQNLKGTEMAMKRTFGASEALFVTDTYQFDDYSKYETSAFNVEEKAKRRKEVFPVDCQKAFEMGVKFARQSIS; this is translated from the coding sequence ATGAAAGTTATTGCCTTTAACGGGAGTCCGAGAAAAAATTGGAATACTGCGACGCTGCTTGACCACGCGCTTAAAGGCGCCGCTTCGCAAGGAGCTGATACAGAGCTTATCCATCTTTATGATTACAATTATAAGGGCTGTATCAGTTGTTTTGCCTGTAAGCTGAAAGGCGGTAAAAGTTATGGCAGGTGTGTTGTAGATGATGATCTAAAACCAATTCTTGAAAAAGTTGAAGAAACCGACGCCATTATTCTGGGTTCACCGATATACTTTGGGGTGACAACGGGCGGGATGAGATCCTTCCTGGAGCGGTTAATGTTTCAGTACCTGGTGTATGATGCAAACTATTCCAGTCTTTTTAAAAGGAGAATCCCGACAGGTTTTATTTACACAATGAATGTGAATCAGAGACGTTTGGAGGAGATGGCATACCAGCAGAATCTCAAAGGAACGGAAATGGCAATGAAGAGAACTTTTGGTGCATCGGAAGCGCTATTTGTTACCGATACATATCAGTTTGACGATTATTCCAAATATGAGACGTCAGCTTTCAATGTGGAAGAGAAGGCAAAGAGACGGAAAGAAGTCTTCCCCGTGGACTGCCAAAAAGCCTTTGAGATGGGGGTAAAGTTCGCCCGTCAAAGTATTAGTTGA